Proteins encoded within one genomic window of Spirochaeta isovalerica:
- a CDS encoding DUF5312 family protein encodes MDNQTNFDKLIINLSTIEKKELLEKMEMSIDLSQEPLVSQEETAESDFQQNQLDYETLNVLQKIVLFLQSLVKQKDIPTLLKEYKVNLLRKKYFNNSELADFKTQVLKKAFYDELAKLKEPCRFFRKPLRQIFSYDNKQDFYAFIGGIVLPDLQRELLDKTDPWILEKEEMERDSSEIKAEIDEFFNMKMESVSDLDCSIMNEACQSLYSLHLLSNYDIGAILKSFDTIVPGAEPVCRIEDVHESLLELSGIIKSLNKPPTVRALEALFLYENSKEGPGEILSRKMMAADTFLSIIRNFNKNVPLENLVRVLSGDLSKGSQTPPLVDDWFRVFRKFWSSRITRTYAFFVNERKKNDSEKDICSLTGVRYIKPIEKYTRNHYFPGSPAMYEKSLAFVQSFLSEILPNRFYSTFMIIRREGDFYKKDNKAEFDKVLAYIDMLGKKFTGLKNIINASNFPVDHSLFPGDAEEQTYRNAVVHALEHLDMEIEPLVSGFVSHMRLMAKVLQGIVVGDGGAYDTLSNISSIGGKANNELRETFKLLSLLINKIVRYISEMKVLEEKEL; translated from the coding sequence ATGGATAATCAGACGAATTTTGACAAACTTATAATTAATTTATCCACTATAGAAAAAAAAGAACTGCTGGAAAAGATGGAAATGTCCATCGATCTTTCACAGGAGCCGCTTGTATCTCAGGAAGAAACAGCGGAAAGTGATTTTCAGCAGAATCAGCTGGATTACGAAACTCTTAATGTGTTGCAGAAAATAGTACTTTTTCTGCAATCTCTGGTGAAGCAGAAGGATATTCCGACGCTTCTTAAAGAGTATAAAGTCAATCTTTTACGGAAAAAGTATTTCAACAACAGCGAACTAGCTGATTTTAAAACTCAGGTTCTTAAAAAAGCCTTCTATGACGAATTAGCCAAATTAAAGGAACCGTGCCGCTTTTTCAGAAAACCGCTCAGGCAGATTTTCAGTTACGATAATAAACAGGACTTTTATGCATTTATAGGAGGTATCGTTCTACCGGACCTGCAGCGGGAACTGCTTGATAAAACCGATCCCTGGATTCTTGAGAAAGAGGAAATGGAGAGAGATTCATCAGAAATAAAAGCTGAAATAGACGAATTCTTCAATATGAAGATGGAATCGGTTTCCGATCTTGACTGTTCGATAATGAATGAAGCCTGCCAGAGTCTCTACAGCCTCCATCTGCTGTCGAATTATGATATCGGGGCCATATTGAAGAGTTTTGATACAATTGTGCCGGGAGCTGAACCGGTCTGCAGGATCGAGGACGTGCATGAATCTCTTCTCGAGCTGTCAGGTATTATCAAATCTCTCAATAAGCCGCCGACCGTTCGTGCGCTGGAAGCTCTCTTCCTCTATGAGAATTCAAAAGAGGGACCGGGAGAAATCCTGAGCAGAAAGATGATGGCTGCTGATACCTTCCTTTCTATTATCAGAAACTTTAATAAAAATGTTCCGCTCGAAAATCTGGTCAGAGTTTTGTCCGGTGATCTTTCAAAAGGATCTCAGACTCCACCGCTGGTCGATGACTGGTTCCGCGTTTTCAGGAAATTCTGGTCATCAAGAATTACCCGCACTTATGCTTTTTTCGTTAATGAGAGAAAGAAAAACGATTCGGAAAAGGATATCTGTTCGCTGACCGGGGTAAGGTACATTAAGCCGATTGAAAAATATACGAGGAATCATTATTTTCCGGGAAGTCCGGCCATGTATGAAAAGAGCCTGGCTTTCGTTCAGTCTTTTCTTTCGGAAATTCTGCCCAACCGCTTCTATTCCACTTTCATGATTATCAGGAGGGAAGGGGATTTCTATAAAAAAGATAATAAGGCCGAGTTTGATAAAGTCCTTGCTTATATAGATATGCTGGGTAAAAAATTTACCGGATTAAAAAACATCATTAACGCTTCCAATTTTCCTGTTGATCATTCTCTGTTTCCCGGAGATGCGGAAGAGCAGACATACCGGAACGCCGTCGTTCACGCTTTGGAGCATCTGGACATGGAGATCGAGCCGCTTGTTTCCGGTTTTGTCAGTCATATGAGACTGATGGCAAAAGTGCTGCAGGGCATTGTTGTCGGTGACGGTGGCGCCTATGATACGCTTTCCAATATTTCCTCAATAGGGGGAAAGGCGAATAATGAATTGAGAGAGACTTTTAAACTTCTTTCGCTGCTTATTAATAAAATTGTCCGATACATTTCGGAAATGAAAGTTCTGGAAGAAAAAGAACTCTGA
- the obgE gene encoding GTPase ObgE codes for MQGFIDETRLELFSGNGGPGCVSFRREKYVAKGGPDGGDGGVGGNVVFEVKKNLKTFSHLNAKHTFKAKNGQPGMGRRMHGKDGEDVIIAVPPGTIIRDYESKQIIKDFSENIDGEQWVFLQGGRGGLGNWHYRSSKKQVPRYAQPGIPGQYAEIMLELNMIADVGFVGFPNAGKSSLLRELTNADPKVGAYPFTTKIPNLGMLRIADKDVVLADIPGIIDGASHGAGLGLRFLRHIARTAGLAFMIDLSDPGYLDAFEHLKKELEEFESSLLRKQRIIIATKTDVEGTEESLKELQKKYPDEKIIPISVFARTGLEEVRLNLLNMAH; via the coding sequence GTGCAGGGATTTATAGATGAAACCCGTCTTGAGCTTTTTTCCGGTAACGGCGGTCCCGGATGTGTCTCTTTCCGCAGAGAGAAATATGTCGCAAAAGGCGGACCGGATGGCGGAGACGGCGGAGTAGGCGGAAATGTGGTGTTCGAAGTCAAAAAGAATTTAAAGACTTTCAGCCACCTGAACGCAAAACATACATTTAAAGCGAAGAACGGACAGCCCGGTATGGGGAGAAGAATGCATGGTAAGGACGGTGAAGACGTCATTATTGCTGTACCCCCGGGAACGATAATCCGCGATTATGAGTCAAAACAGATCATCAAGGATTTTTCCGAAAACATAGATGGAGAGCAGTGGGTCTTTCTACAGGGAGGCCGGGGCGGCCTTGGTAACTGGCACTACCGTTCCTCCAAAAAACAGGTGCCCCGTTATGCTCAGCCGGGAATTCCCGGTCAATATGCTGAGATCATGCTTGAACTGAATATGATCGCTGATGTGGGATTTGTCGGTTTTCCCAATGCGGGTAAATCCAGTCTTCTCAGGGAGTTGACAAATGCCGATCCCAAAGTCGGGGCTTATCCCTTTACGACAAAAATCCCGAATCTCGGTATGCTCAGAATCGCCGATAAGGATGTCGTTCTGGCTGACATTCCCGGAATCATTGACGGCGCATCCCATGGAGCCGGACTCGGGCTCCGGTTTCTTCGTCATATTGCCAGAACCGCCGGACTGGCTTTTATGATAGATCTTAGCGATCCCGGATATCTCGATGCTTTCGAGCATCTGAAAAAAGAACTGGAAGAGTTCGAATCTTCCCTACTGAGAAAGCAGCGGATTATAATTGCGACGAAAACCGATGTGGAAGGGACTGAAGAATCGTTAAAAGAACTCCAGAAAAAGTATCCCGATGAAAAAATCATCCCCATATCGGTATTTGCCCGAACCGGTCTGGAGGAGGTCCGGCTGAATCTGCTGAACATGGCGCATTGA
- a CDS encoding chemotaxis protein CheX: protein MIEDDFSYLPVSLRAFLKAAGFSGSVRSVKKIKCHANVLTAVGITGDKVGFLTLTMDQENAVTLSRRFANLMEIPIASEELDDSHLEALAELTNQIAGRVVMFMEENKTNCSITPPSIMSGGDISFSLNTMKVHRIYKITLKNSYFYVSVGIK from the coding sequence GTGATTGAAGATGATTTCAGCTATCTCCCCGTAAGTCTCAGAGCTTTTCTAAAAGCTGCAGGTTTTTCCGGATCGGTAAGATCTGTAAAAAAAATAAAATGCCATGCAAATGTTCTTACAGCAGTCGGCATAACAGGCGATAAAGTCGGTTTTCTTACTTTGACAATGGATCAGGAAAATGCCGTGACCCTTTCGCGCCGTTTCGCCAACCTGATGGAAATACCCATTGCATCGGAGGAACTTGACGATTCCCATCTCGAAGCCCTGGCGGAATTGACCAACCAAATCGCCGGCAGAGTCGTTATGTTTATGGAAGAGAACAAAACAAACTGTTCCATTACTCCGCCCAGCATAATGTCCGGCGGAGACATATCATTCAGCCTGAACACAATGAAAGTCCACAGGATTTATAAAATTACTTTAAAAAACAGCTACTTCTACGTCTCAGTCGGCATAAAATAA
- the rpmA gene encoding 50S ribosomal protein L27 produces the protein MAHKKGGGSSKNGRDSNSKRLGVKRFGGQTVKAGEIIVRQKGTKIHPGENVGLGRDFTLFAKVSGNVLFHFKKGKKRVSITEAN, from the coding sequence ATGGCTCATAAGAAAGGTGGCGGTAGCTCAAAGAACGGAAGAGATTCCAATTCCAAAAGACTCGGTGTAAAACGTTTCGGCGGACAGACAGTTAAAGCCGGCGAAATCATCGTACGTCAGAAAGGAACAAAAATTCATCCCGGTGAAAATGTGGGACTCGGAAGAGACTTTACTCTTTTTGCCAAAGTAAGCGGAAACGTTCTTTTCCACTTCAAAAAGGGAAAGAAGAGAGTTTCTATTACGGAAGCAAACTAG
- the nadD gene encoding nicotinate (nicotinamide) nucleotide adenylyltransferase → MKLTMLGGTFNPLHLGHINLAEIVREEFAYDRILFVPSFLPAHKDITGNVSADERLEMIRLSLRPYDWADYSDCEIRRKGVSYTVDTLEYIYSHYEFEGKPGLIIGDDLAENFYKWRSTERIFELADLIIAHRLYKHEISLTFPHRYADNRIFSLSSSQIRDLAQSGQDLSDLVPPEALRYIRENRLYG, encoded by the coding sequence ATGAAACTGACAATGCTCGGAGGGACGTTTAATCCCCTTCATCTTGGACATATCAATCTGGCTGAGATCGTCAGGGAGGAATTCGCTTATGACAGAATCCTCTTTGTACCGTCGTTTCTCCCCGCCCACAAAGACATTACCGGCAATGTCTCGGCAGATGAGCGGCTCGAAATGATCCGCCTTTCTCTGAGGCCTTATGACTGGGCTGACTATTCCGATTGTGAAATCCGCAGAAAAGGTGTGTCCTATACGGTCGATACCCTCGAATATATATACAGTCATTATGAGTTCGAGGGTAAACCCGGTTTAATTATCGGCGATGATCTTGCTGAGAATTTTTATAAATGGCGGTCAACCGAGCGCATTTTCGAGTTAGCCGATCTGATAATCGCCCACCGTTTGTACAAACATGAGATTTCTCTGACATTTCCCCACCGATACGCGGATAACAGGATATTTTCTCTATCTTCTTCTCAAATTCGTGATTTAGCTCAATCGGGACAGGATCTTTCAGATCTTGTTCCACCTGAAGCCCTGCGCTATATAAGGGAAAACCGTTTATATGGATAG
- a CDS encoding ribosomal-processing cysteine protease Prp, giving the protein MITARAVVDDRSCLVYLDVSGHAGYGEKGYDIVCSAVTVLSRTAGRILISRFNKNCTFESGERGSFKLNVLKIDEGKREWTEGITEFLLNGLSDLEREYPACIKLEIISNEEMIHGS; this is encoded by the coding sequence ATGATAACTGCCAGAGCTGTTGTCGATGATCGTTCCTGTCTGGTTTATCTGGACGTCAGCGGTCACGCCGGTTACGGAGAAAAGGGATATGATATTGTCTGTTCCGCCGTAACGGTTCTTTCGAGAACGGCCGGTCGGATTCTGATTTCGCGATTCAATAAGAATTGCACGTTCGAATCCGGAGAAAGAGGATCTTTTAAACTGAATGTTTTAAAGATCGATGAAGGGAAGCGGGAATGGACGGAAGGAATAACGGAATTTCTGTTAAACGGTCTGTCCGACCTTGAGAGGGAATATCCCGCTTGTATCAAACTTGAAATTATTAGTAATGAGGAAATGATTCATGGCTCATAA
- the rplU gene encoding 50S ribosomal protein L21, translating to MYALVEIKGKQYKAEKGSVLRVDRFDAEAGQSLELDKVMLVSDDKETKIGTPYVDGAKVTAKIGETIKDKKVIVFKKKRRKGYKKTQGHRQQYTMLTVEDIKL from the coding sequence ATGTACGCTCTTGTAGAAATCAAAGGAAAGCAGTACAAGGCTGAAAAAGGATCTGTTCTCAGAGTAGACAGATTCGACGCTGAAGCCGGACAGTCGCTTGAACTTGACAAAGTTATGCTCGTTTCCGACGATAAGGAAACTAAAATCGGAACTCCCTATGTGGATGGAGCAAAAGTAACAGCAAAGATTGGTGAAACAATCAAAGACAAGAAAGTAATCGTCTTCAAGAAGAAAAGAAGAAAAGGTTACAAAAAGACCCAGGGTCACAGACAGCAGTACACAATGCTTACAGTTGAGGATATCAAGCTGTAA
- the rsfS gene encoding ribosome silencing factor: MEDTLNKRVMEVAHVLEDNKALDVEIMKVTGLCSWGDYIIIATGTSATHIRGMKNEVKKYVLSVGDDIRNPRNRDDSEGWVLFDCGDYIINLMDEESRRFYDLEDRWSDGEIIYQSSIAS; this comes from the coding sequence ATGGAAGATACGTTAAATAAAAGAGTCATGGAAGTGGCTCATGTTCTTGAAGACAATAAAGCTCTGGATGTGGAGATTATGAAAGTAACCGGCTTATGCAGCTGGGGCGACTATATTATCATTGCCACAGGGACCAGTGCGACCCATATCCGGGGAATGAAAAACGAAGTGAAAAAATACGTTCTATCGGTCGGGGATGATATCAGAAACCCAAGAAACAGGGATGATTCTGAAGGATGGGTCCTTTTTGACTGTGGCGACTATATTATAAATCTGATGGATGAGGAATCGCGCCGGTTTTACGATCTTGAAGACCGCTGGTCCGACGGTGAAATCATTTATCAGTCGTCGATCGCGTCGTAA
- the yqeK gene encoding bis(5'-nucleosyl)-tetraphosphatase (symmetrical) YqeK: MDRSLEKIRHHLKETLSGSRFRHSEGAEKASRFLAERFGEDPLLCSLAGLGHDICREYEADVLERITGRKHRHPVMLHGEAGAIVLERDFGIRNSSVLQAVRHHISGSPGLDGVGKIVFAADYIEEGRTHLSGEERERLFSLDLDDMVLSIACSIRSHLAAKRLPLEPALLQMIEELT, encoded by the coding sequence ATGGATAGATCTCTCGAAAAAATCAGGCATCATTTGAAGGAGACTCTTTCCGGGAGTAGATTCCGTCATAGTGAAGGAGCGGAAAAGGCTTCCCGGTTCCTTGCCGAAAGGTTTGGAGAAGACCCTTTGCTCTGTTCTCTGGCCGGTCTCGGTCATGATATCTGCCGGGAATATGAAGCAGATGTTCTGGAGCGGATTACCGGAAGAAAGCACCGGCATCCAGTGATGCTCCACGGAGAGGCCGGAGCCATTGTTCTGGAAAGAGATTTCGGAATAAGAAATTCTTCCGTTCTGCAGGCTGTCCGCCATCATATTTCCGGATCGCCGGGACTCGACGGGGTCGGCAAGATCGTATTCGCCGCCGATTATATCGAAGAGGGCAGAACGCATCTGTCAGGAGAAGAAAGAGAGAGATTGTTCTCTTTGGATTTAGATGATATGGTTTTGTCCATAGCCTGTTCAATAAGGAGTCATCTGGCGGCGAAGCGGCTGCCGCTTGAACCGGCGTTACTGCAAATGATTGAGGAACTCACTTGA
- the nadC gene encoding carboxylating nicotinate-nucleotide diphosphorylase has product MKDKYFEKILELALEEDLKEVGDVTSRAIFADDMTTAVLYSKDSGILAGIDFFRQVFIKVDPSLSVTIFKKDGSLLKPGDKVAEISGLTAAVLEAERTAINFLSFLSGIATETDLCVAAAKENGGAVVLDTRKTLPGYRSLSKYAVSVGGGTNHRFGLYDMVMIKDNHIDASGSITAAVGKVRDKWDGAFEIEVECRNLQEVREAVSLGVDRIMLDNMDPNETAQAVALGDGTVSFEASGNMHIEKIKKYSPTGVHFISVGSLTHSVGAFDFTLKIG; this is encoded by the coding sequence ATGAAAGATAAATATTTCGAAAAAATTCTCGAATTAGCTCTGGAAGAGGATCTGAAGGAAGTCGGAGACGTCACCTCGAGAGCCATATTCGCAGATGATATGACAACTGCTGTCCTATACAGCAAAGACAGTGGAATCCTGGCGGGGATTGATTTTTTCCGGCAGGTTTTCATAAAAGTCGATCCTTCACTGTCTGTTACGATTTTTAAAAAAGATGGCTCACTCTTAAAACCCGGAGATAAAGTCGCTGAGATTTCCGGACTGACAGCAGCTGTGCTTGAGGCTGAAAGGACGGCCATCAATTTTCTATCATTTCTTTCGGGAATAGCGACGGAGACCGATCTCTGCGTTGCCGCTGCAAAGGAAAACGGGGGAGCTGTTGTCCTGGATACAAGAAAAACTCTTCCCGGTTATCGAAGTTTGTCGAAATATGCGGTTTCCGTCGGGGGAGGAACCAATCACAGGTTCGGGTTATATGATATGGTCATGATCAAGGACAATCACATAGATGCCTCCGGTTCGATCACTGCGGCGGTCGGCAAGGTCCGGGATAAATGGGACGGCGCTTTCGAAATCGAAGTGGAATGCCGCAACCTTCAGGAAGTCCGTGAGGCCGTATCCCTCGGAGTCGATCGAATCATGCTCGATAATATGGATCCCAATGAGACGGCTCAGGCTGTCGCTCTGGGCGACGGCACGGTCTCTTTTGAAGCTTCGGGAAATATGCACATTGAAAAAATAAAAAAATACAGCCCGACCGGTGTACACTTCATCTCTGTGGGAAGTCTGACGCATTCTGTCGGGGCTTTCGATTTTACTCTGAAAATAGGGTAA
- a CDS encoding LCP family protein: MVKSEAIVPVMIIVSEEDKPLLTELFLFYHDTGKGAVLDIPGNTGSIISNLKKVDRIDILYDEDNIDPYRAKVGDLTGIDIPFYYIISLENLEKMVDLIDGLNLFIANPVDIRKDGRTYLLPSGSVTLDGAKVVSYLLYNIDGESDSEKIDRNHKFIKSLLEKMADSRGYLSTDEVSDFTRDMAVTNMDRKSFENFLSYLSDLDMDRLQYNKVLGVKRFVDNKELLFPHYDERLLKELVNQIEDYLVNIQSLSDQGVAFSVEILNGTDINGLASRTSQILKSFGYKIAGLGNATRTDGQEVEKTVILDRKGNPDAAKGLAALLKCERWHSEADESLDDTIDITLILGKDFDGRYVK, from the coding sequence ATGGTAAAATCAGAAGCTATCGTACCTGTTATGATAATCGTATCAGAGGAAGACAAGCCTCTGCTGACGGAGCTTTTTCTTTTTTATCACGATACCGGAAAAGGCGCTGTCCTCGATATTCCCGGGAATACGGGTTCGATTATTTCCAATCTGAAAAAAGTGGATCGTATCGATATTCTCTACGACGAAGACAATATTGATCCCTACAGAGCGAAAGTCGGAGATCTGACTGGGATCGATATCCCTTTTTATTATATCATTTCTCTCGAAAATCTTGAGAAAATGGTTGATCTCATCGATGGTCTGAACCTCTTTATTGCCAACCCGGTAGACATTAGGAAAGACGGCAGAACATACCTTCTTCCTTCAGGCAGCGTGACTCTGGACGGCGCGAAAGTCGTTTCATATCTGCTTTACAATATAGATGGAGAATCGGATTCGGAAAAAATCGACCGTAACCACAAGTTCATCAAATCTTTACTGGAAAAAATGGCTGACAGCCGGGGATATCTCTCGACCGATGAGGTCAGTGATTTTACCCGGGATATGGCCGTGACCAATATGGACAGGAAATCCTTTGAGAACTTTCTTTCCTATCTCTCCGACCTGGATATGGATCGTCTGCAGTATAACAAAGTGCTGGGAGTCAAGCGGTTTGTTGACAACAAAGAGCTCCTTTTTCCTCACTATGACGAGAGGCTTCTCAAAGAGCTGGTCAATCAGATCGAAGATTATCTTGTGAATATACAGTCCCTGTCGGATCAGGGCGTTGCTTTTTCCGTTGAAATACTTAACGGTACGGATATTAACGGCCTGGCGTCCAGAACTTCCCAGATTCTGAAAAGCTTCGGATATAAAATAGCCGGATTGGGGAACGCGACCAGAACGGACGGCCAGGAAGTAGAAAAAACGGTTATACTTGATAGAAAAGGGAACCCCGATGCGGCTAAAGGGCTGGCCGCATTACTGAAATGCGAAAGATGGCATTCTGAGGCTGATGAGTCTCTCGATGACACGATAGATATAACACTTATATTAGGAAAGGATTTTGATGGAAGATACGTTAAATAA
- the argS gene encoding arginine--tRNA ligase, which yields MQELKEQWKDIIAASLKKAAAQAGIEMDDPRTRIIVETPPKPEMGDLAFPMFPFARDFRKAPPAIAADIAASLGSDIPGEAKTAGPYINIFISRQAVFQSVLQSVGEKKDDYGRTGSLKGEKVMIEFSSPNTNKPLHLGHLRNDILGESTARILEAAGAEVMKVNLINNRGVHICKSMLAYSKFGKGETPESTGVKGDHFVGDYYVKYNNWAKEDSSADGQAQEMLKKWEDGDSATRELWKTMNKWTLDGINQTYEKTDISFDRFYFESETYLSGKDIVLKGLEDGHFYKDDDGSIRLDMSDIGLDTKVLLRGDGTSVYVTQDLGTAIARHGDFPFDRLIYVVGNEQEYHFKVLFHTLKKLGYEWADQLYHLSYGMVNLPEGKMKSREGTVVDADDLLAQLEELVVEEIKTKGREEELDDVTGTAHAIALGALNYYLLHISPLKDMVFNPKESLSFNGNTGPYMQYMGARISSMLRKYEEGDYSGGAFKPELLASPEAWELVKLIGAYPGMVDQAASEMNPSVIASFVYELSRNFSRFYHENPILNNDDADLIVTRIELSKAVLQVLKNAFKLINIRFLEKM from the coding sequence ATGCAGGAATTGAAAGAGCAATGGAAAGATATCATTGCCGCCTCTCTGAAAAAGGCCGCTGCTCAGGCGGGAATAGAGATGGATGATCCGAGAACGAGAATCATCGTTGAGACACCTCCTAAACCGGAAATGGGCGATCTCGCATTTCCCATGTTCCCCTTTGCCCGAGATTTCAGAAAAGCTCCTCCGGCCATCGCCGCTGATATCGCCGCCAGCCTCGGTAGCGATATTCCTGGAGAAGCCAAAACTGCCGGACCCTATATCAATATTTTCATCAGCCGCCAGGCTGTTTTTCAATCGGTACTTCAATCGGTAGGGGAAAAAAAAGACGATTACGGACGGACCGGTAGTCTGAAGGGTGAGAAAGTCATGATTGAATTCTCCAGCCCCAATACGAACAAACCGCTCCATCTCGGACATCTGAGAAACGATATTCTCGGAGAGAGCACGGCGCGCATTCTCGAAGCGGCCGGCGCAGAAGTCATGAAGGTCAATCTGATCAACAATAGAGGGGTTCATATCTGCAAGTCCATGCTGGCATACAGCAAGTTCGGAAAGGGTGAAACACCTGAGTCTACGGGAGTCAAGGGCGACCATTTTGTCGGAGATTACTACGTAAAATACAACAACTGGGCGAAAGAGGATTCAAGCGCAGACGGACAGGCTCAGGAAATGCTTAAAAAATGGGAAGACGGCGACAGCGCGACCCGCGAGCTTTGGAAAACCATGAACAAGTGGACCCTCGATGGTATCAATCAAACTTATGAGAAGACCGATATTTCCTTCGACAGGTTTTATTTTGAAAGTGAAACCTATCTGTCCGGAAAGGATATCGTTCTCAAAGGGCTGGAGGATGGACACTTTTATAAAGATGATGACGGAAGCATCCGCCTGGATATGAGCGACATCGGACTGGATACGAAAGTTCTCCTCCGCGGAGACGGAACATCCGTTTATGTGACCCAGGATCTCGGGACAGCTATAGCCCGCCATGGAGATTTCCCTTTCGACAGGCTTATATATGTAGTTGGAAATGAGCAGGAGTACCACTTTAAAGTTCTCTTTCACACGTTGAAAAAGCTCGGGTACGAATGGGCGGATCAGCTCTATCATCTTTCCTACGGCATGGTCAATCTGCCGGAAGGTAAAATGAAATCCCGGGAAGGCACAGTTGTCGACGCCGACGATCTTCTGGCCCAGCTGGAAGAACTGGTGGTGGAAGAGATTAAAACCAAGGGCCGTGAAGAAGAGCTGGACGATGTGACGGGCACAGCCCACGCTATCGCCCTCGGTGCTCTTAACTACTATCTGCTCCATATTTCTCCTCTAAAAGATATGGTTTTCAATCCCAAGGAGTCACTGTCCTTCAACGGGAACACGGGGCCGTACATGCAGTATATGGGGGCTCGAATCAGCAGTATGCTGAGAAAGTATGAAGAGGGCGATTATTCCGGCGGCGCTTTCAAACCGGAGTTGCTCGCATCTCCCGAAGCATGGGAACTTGTCAAGCTCATCGGCGCTTATCCCGGTATGGTCGATCAGGCCGCTTCGGAGATGAATCCCTCGGTTATCGCCTCCTTCGTTTACGAGCTGTCGAGGAACTTCAGCCGGTTCTATCATGAAAATCCCATACTGAATAATGACGATGCCGATCTGATTGTTACAAGAATCGAACTCTCGAAAGCAGTGCTCCAGGTCTTGAAAAATGCGTTCAAGCTGATTAATATTCGGTTTCTTGAGAAAATGTAG